A genome region from Candidatus Binataceae bacterium includes the following:
- a CDS encoding SDR family NAD(P)-dependent oxidoreductase, protein MALLDGKVAIVTGAGRGIGREEALLLAKQGAKVVVNDLGGHFDGTGQSRSPAEEVIKEIRGFGGEAVANFESVSDFKSSKRIVECALDNFGKLNIVVNNAGILRDRMIFNMSEEDFDAVVNVHLKGTFNMARHAAAYWREQHKNGNLLNGRLINTSSDSGLLGNAGQGNYGTAKAAVAAFAIIVDREMSRYGCTANAIAPVARTRLTIDATPQTAATMPAVKQGQFDLFSPAHVAPLVAWLGSDDAKDVHGEVFRVGMGRVWLMRGWHSVAQVAAAPGTFFEPAALGARLKEELAKGPTKKESMAEVMSAGR, encoded by the coding sequence ATGGCATTACTCGATGGGAAAGTCGCGATCGTTACGGGCGCCGGACGCGGTATCGGCCGCGAAGAGGCTCTGCTGCTGGCCAAACAGGGAGCCAAGGTCGTGGTCAACGATCTCGGCGGCCACTTCGACGGCACCGGGCAATCGCGCTCTCCAGCCGAAGAGGTAATCAAGGAGATCCGCGGCTTCGGCGGCGAAGCGGTCGCCAACTTCGAGAGCGTCAGCGACTTCAAATCCTCCAAGCGGATCGTGGAGTGCGCGCTGGACAATTTCGGCAAGCTCAACATCGTCGTCAACAACGCCGGCATCCTGCGCGACCGCATGATCTTCAACATGAGCGAGGAAGACTTCGACGCCGTCGTCAACGTCCATCTCAAGGGCACTTTCAACATGGCGCGCCACGCCGCCGCCTACTGGCGCGAGCAGCACAAGAACGGCAACCTGCTGAACGGCCGCCTGATCAACACCAGCTCGGATTCGGGCCTGCTCGGCAACGCCGGTCAGGGCAACTACGGCACCGCCAAGGCCGCGGTGGCCGCGTTCGCGATCATCGTGGACCGCGAGATGTCGCGCTACGGATGCACCGCCAACGCAATCGCGCCCGTCGCGCGCACCCGCCTGACCATCGACGCCACGCCGCAGACCGCCGCCACCATGCCCGCGGTCAAGCAAGGTCAGTTCGACCTCTTCAGCCCGGCCCACGTCGCGCCACTCGTCGCATGGCTTGGAAGCGACGACGCCAAGGACGTCCACGGCGAAGTGTTTCGCGTCGGGATGGGACGCGTATGGTTGATGCGCGGATGGCATTCGGTGGCGCAGGTCGCGGCCGCGCCCGGAACCTTTTTCGAGCCGGCGGCGCTCGGCGCGCGGCTTAAGGAAGAACTCG